The DNA window GAGTATCATTGCTGTAAAATTATTTCATAAATTCTTCCCGAAAAGCAAAAAAGAAAGCTCTTTGGTAACCCTGGTAGGCGTATTCAGATTTCTGATTATGCTGATGGGAACATTTATTTCCCTTGAAATTATGGGATTCAGTGGTTTTCTATGGAAGTTTATCGGAAGTCTGGGAGTGGCAGGGGTCATTGCAGGGGTTGCTCTGAAAGATCTTGTTTCAAGTATGTTCTCAGGAATGCTGATCGGGATTGATAAAGCTTTTAAAGTAGGAGATTATATTACCATCGGAAATCACTCCGGAACCGTACAGGAAATCGGTTTTTTAACAACAAAAATTCTTACCGATGACGGGAAAAAGGCTTACATCCCCAATCAGGTGGTTTTCAATGCACCTTTTTATAATATCACCGCTTCGCCGCAACGTAGGATTATTTTAAACTTTGAAATTCCCGCAGATGAAGATATCAGCAAAGCACAGAAAGGAATTCTTGATGTTGTTAAAAACCTTGATAATGTAGACAAGCTGGATACTGCAGAAGTAATTTTTACCGATCTTAAACAAGGCTCATTTAATCTTCAGGTAAAGTTCTGGATTAAGATAGGAGCTAACCTTGCTCAGGTGAAAAGCAAAGCTTATTTAGGCATTAAAGAACGTTTTGATATGGATAAAATTCTGCTGGTAACACCTACCAGTATCAGCATTACAAATGGAGAAAATAATTTACAGGAGAGTCAGGATAAGTAGTTCTGGATAAGTTCATATATTTTATCGCACTGTCATTCTGACGAAGGAAGAATCTCATTCTGCTTTTTATTTGTTTACATTCAAATATATTTCCCATAGATTTCGCTGATGTTTGTGGATAAATTAGAATCTAAAAAGTTGTTTCAATTTTTGGAACGACTTTTTTTATTTTGTTGGAAAACGCTAAGGCACAAAAAAGATTGAAAACTTTCCGTTATAAGGCGCGAGGATTTTATCTGCGATAAAATTGTAGGCTGTTGTGTTTATTTTACTCACGCAAATTTTGCAGATTACGCTGATGTTGATGATAAAATCTGCCCGATCTGTTTGATCAGCGAGAAAATTAATTCAATCCGAGGTTTTATCCTATCCTTGCTGAAAATCTCTGATTTTCTTGCGCCATAAAAATATACGCAATACATAATAAATCTTTGCGGCTTTACAATTTCCAACAACAAAAGTATCTCCATCTGCGAATAATGATAAGTAAGCTCTTGGCTTCTCGCAGACCTCAATAATTTCATAAATGTTTGAGATCAAATTAGAATCTAAAAAGCTATTTCAATTTTGGAACGGCTTTTTTGTTGGGAAACGCAACGGCGCAAAAAAAGATTTAAAACTTCCTGTTATAAGGCGCAGGGATTTTATCTGCGATAAAATTATAGGCGGTCGAGTTTTATTTATCTCACGCAGATTTTGCAGATTACGCTGATGTTGATGATAAAATCTGCTCGATTTGCCTGATCAGCGAGAAAATTAATTCAATCCGAGGTTTTATCCTATCCTTGCTGAAAATCTCTGATTTTCTTGCGCCATAAAAATATACGCAATACATAATAAATCTTTGCGGCTTTACAATTTCCAACAACAAAAGTATCTCCATCTGCGAATAATGATAAGTAAGCTCTTGGCTTCTCGCAGACCTCAATAATTTCATAAATGTTTGAGATCAAATTAGAATCTAAAAAGCTATTTCAATTTTGGAACGGCTTTTTTGTTGGGAAACGCAACGGCGCAAAAAAAGATTTAAAACTTCCTGTTATAAGGCGCAGGGATTTTATCTGCGATAAAATTATAGGCGGTCGAGTTTTATTTATCTCACGCAGATTTTGCAGATTACGCTGATGTTGATGATAAAATCTGCTCGATTTGCCTGATCGGCGAGAAAATTAATTCAATCCGATGTTTATTGTACCCTTGCTGAAAAGCTCTGATTTTCTTGCGCCACAAAAATACACACAATACATAATAAATCATTGCGCCTTTGCGATTTCCAACAGCAAAAGTATCTCCATCTGCGAATAATGATAAGTAAGCTCTTGGACCTCACTAATTTCATAAATGTTTGAGATCAAATTAGAATCTAAAAAGCTATTTTAATTTTGGAACGGCTTTTTTGTTGGGAAACGCAACGGCGCAAGGATTTTAGGATAGTGAGTGTTTTTAAGGCGCGAGGATTTTATCTGCGATAAAATTGTAGGCTGTTGTGTTTATTTTACTCACGCAAATTTTGCAGATTACGCTGATGTTGATGATAAAATCTGCCCGATCTGCTTGATCAGCGAGAAAATTAATTCAATCCGATGTTTTATCCTATCCTTGCTGAAAATCTCTGATTTTCTTGCGCCATAAAAATACCCACAATACATAATAAATCATTGCGCCCTTGCGATTTCCAACAAACCTAGGATGGCAAGGTGAGTTATTTTCTCTCTTTTTTGATAAAATGAGGATTTAGCTCACAAAAAAACCGCTCCACAAAGTGAAACGGTTTTCTATTTTATTTAAAAATTTCAGACTAAGCTAAAACTTCTTTTACTTTGTTTGCAGCTTCTTCTAAAGTAATTGCAGAGTGAACCGGAAGACCAGACTCATCAATTAATTTTTTAGCTTCTACAGCGTTAGTTCCCTGTAATCTTACGATCAATGGAACAGGAAGGCTACCCATAGCTTTGTAAGCATCCACAACACCTTGAGCAACTCTGTCACATCTTACGATACCTCCGAAGATGTTGATCAGGATAGCTTTTACGTTTGGATCTCTTAAGATGATTCCGAAAGCAGTCTGTACTCTCTGAGCATCAGCAGTACCTCCTACGTCAAGGAAGTTAGCAGGGTTACCACCTGATAATTTGATGATATCCATAGTTGCCATTGCAAGACCGGCACCGTTTACCATACAAGCAACGTTACCATCCAATTTCACGAAGTTAAGACCAGCTTCACCAGCTTCAACATCCATTGGATCTTCTTCTCTTGTATCTCTAAGTTCAGCTAAGTCTTTGTGACGGAACAATGAGTTGTCATCCAAAGTTACTTTAGCATCTACAGCGATAATTTTGTTATCAGAAGTCTTTAATACAGGGTTGATTTCGAAAAGAGAAGCATCAATTCCTGTGTAAGCATTGTATAGAGATGAAATAAATTTCACAAATTCTTTGAAAGCATTTCCTTCAAGACCTAGGTTGAAAGCAATTTTTCTAGCCTGGAATCCTTGAAGACCGATAGCCGGGTCAATCAATTCGTTGTGGATTAAGTGAGGAGTTACTTCTGCAACGTGCTCAATATCCATACCTCCTTCTGTAGAATATACGATTGTATTTTTTCCTTCAGCTCTGTCTAAAAGAATAGAAACATAAAATTCTTTAGTTTCAGATTCTCCAGGATAATAAACATCTTCTGCAACCAAAACAGAGTGTACTTTTTTACCTTCAGCAGAAGTTTGTGGAGTTACCAACTGCATTCCAAGGATATTCTGAGCATTTTCTTTAAGCTTATCCATGTTTGGAGAGAACTTAACACCTCCACCTTTACCACGACCACCTGCGTGAATCTGTGCTTTTACAACCCAAGCTTGTGCTCCGGTTTCAGCAGTCAATTTTTCTGCAGCTGCTACAGCTTCGTCTACGTTGTTTGCAACGAAACCACGTTGGATAGCTACTCCGTACTTTGATAAAATCTCTTTTGATTGATACTCGTGAAGATTCATATTATTTTTATTATTTTATTTAAATATTTAAAGGTTGACAAATTTACTAAAAAGACACGGAAGTTCAAGTTTATTGACCTAAAATTTAAAGTCCGATTGACTTGATTTTTAACATATCATTCAATTTTCCTTTATTCTTCCGCCAATTTTTCAGACTGAGAACCAATAAAAGGAATTCTCGGAGCCAGAAAATACCCTGTAAGGCTGGCAAATAAAATAGGGACAAAGTAGGTAAACCCAGTCAATGTTCCAAGGATTATTGTTGTACTCATCGGTGTTCTTGTGACACAGGCATTAATAGCGGCCATACAGCTTACAATAGCTAGTGTGGTGTCTACAGATGGAAATAAATTATGAATAATTAATCCCAAGGTTGTTCCCACAAAAAATAAAGGGATAATAAAACCACCCCTCCATCCGGAAGTTACTGTGATAGCTATAGCCAGTATTTTAAAAACAAGAATCAGGATCAGGAAGTTTAGTCCAAAATTTCCACCGATCAGCTGATTAATCTCATTATGCCCGAAGTATCTTGTAATAGGAAAATTGTAAGCAATCACCCCTAAAATAACTCCACCTACAAATGTTTTTATATAAATAGGAAACTTTTTGTATTCAAAAACTTTTTTAAAAAATTTAACTACAAAAATGAAGATCCATCCAAATAAAGTTCCAATGATTCCAAAAGCAGTAGCATAGGCAAAATCGTATACTCCTGTGTAATGATACGCTTTCAAATCCCAGGTTGCTCCTATTCCAAGATGGATAATCAATGCAAACATCAGATAACTGAAACAGCTTGCTACCAGCGCCGGAATAATGGCTTTATAATATTCAACCGCATGTTTATGATGGAGGATTTCCAGAGAAAAAAGGCTTCCTCCCAGTGGAGCTCCAAATAATGCAGTAAAACCGGAAGCCATTCCGGCAATACTTAATGAACGTAATTCCTCTCCTTTTAATCGGAATACCTTTCCCAACCAGGTTCCGGTAGATCCGGTAACCTGTACCAAAGGCGCTTCCGGACCCAGACTTCCTCCTGAAGCCACACAAAAAAGTGATGAAAGGATCATCGAAGGGTTATTCTTTGGATCCAGTTTTCCTTTATTGAATCTGATGTTATTAACAATCAGGTGAATTTCTCCCGGATCACCGATAAAGTGAATTACCAGACCCGCCAACAATCCACAAATTGCCATCGTCGGAATTACCTGCCAACCTTGAAAATGAGCCAGAAATTCTGTAAAGTGTTCCAGTACGATCCAATAACCGCCGGCAATAATACCGCCTACAAGACCTGTTATCGCCCACATGAAAAAAGTTCGGCTGAACACAAAGGGATTAAATCTTATAGGTTGATCTAAAAGATTAAAAGTTCGTATTAACCTCCTTCTTCTGTCAATTTTCATTTTTAGATTTTATTTTTAGCAAAATAAAGGATCAGCATTCCCCAGCTCAAGATCATCATCAAACCACCAAGCGGAGTGATAGGCCCCAGGAATTTAAGATTCATTCCTAAGTAATCCTGCATACTTAAAAAGTAAATGCTTACTGAGAATAAAAGTGTTCCCGCAATCATTAAAATGGAAGTCCATTTTTCAGCCGAAGTTTCAAATTTTAAGATATAGCCGATGATTAGCAGGAAAAATGCTGCATACATCTGATATCGTACTCCTGTTTCAAAACTTTCCAGTCTTTCCACAGCTAATATTTTCTTTAAAGCATGTGCACCAAAAGCACCAAGGATCACAGACACCATTCCGTAGACCGCTCCAAAAATTAAAGTAATCGTTTTCATTTTTATAACTCTTCTAATTCTAAGGTTAAATATTTTTTTGTTTTCGCATCCTGCCAGGTTCCGATGATTTTATTTCCTTTTAAATCTGCTTCCACTAAGGCTCTTGGTATCCATTGTTTCAATTCTTCACTATGGTAATCATCTTCTGTGATTGAAAAATGGCCATGAACAAATTCTCCTCTCCAGTTGATCTGTTTCTTATTCTTATCATACCAATAAGTCGCTGAAAAGGAATCATCCTCATTGATTTCATTGAACAAAACCGTAATCGGATATTTTCCATCAATTTTTCCTTTGTACAATTTATTCCCAGGACTTGTTCTATCAGTCTTTTCAGAACCTGAAATCAGATTTTTGGCATAAGGACTCCAATATTTTTCCAGTTCTTTGTAAGAAAATTCTATTTCATGACTTCCCAGATCATCCAGGGCTCTCATAGCATGATTGGAACATCTTCCGGCTACAAAAGTGAGTTTATCCTTTCCGAAAAAATATCTGATACCATTCAAAGTATAATCTATGAAGCATCCTTCATATAAACCAATCTGTTCCTGAACTTCTTCTGAAGCATTTTTTTGAGACTTCAATTTAACAAGAAAATTATCGACTCTTTTTTTGATCTTTTTTTGAATCAAACCATTAATTGTCTTAACAGCACCTTCCTGAAATAAATCTTCAGCATTGATATAATTCCCTGTCCTCAGGTCAAAATTTTTCCAGTCTGAAAATTCTTCGGGATAAGCTCCTGAAGCTTCACCATCAATACTGATACTTAGAATATTTTTGGGAGTTTCCAGTTTTTTCCAATCATAGAAATATACATAGTTTGCATATGAAGTAGCTCCTGCATTCACCTTTTTAGAAGGATTTCCTTCTGATCCGGGAATATATTCCAGTTCACTTACCTGAAGAAAAAGATTAATCTTCTTTTCTATTCTGGAATTATCGGAATAGGAAATAACAGGAAAAACAAAGTCTTTCGTTTTTGGCTGCAAGTCACTTATCTTTAAATTTTTCTGTTGAGAAAAACTTAAACCGGAGACCAACATGAAAAATAAGACTGCCTGCTTCACTGTTTCGATTTTAAATACATTAAAATAAACTTGGCTACCAATGTAGAAATTCCCAGTATGAGAAACATATTGGCAAATCTCTTGGAACTTCTGAAACCCGGATGATTGGTTTTCTTTAAAAAGAATCCAAAAAGAAGAAATACGATGGGCAAAATGATCTGTAACATTAGTTTCCTCTCATTCTGTTAAACTCATGAATCACCTCATGATGGCTTACTGTCTTATCTTTAAAATATGTCACAAAATGCTGCTTTTCTTCTTCAGTCGCTCCTAATTGATTTAAAATATTCAATAAATGCATTTTCATGTGTCCTTTCTGAATACCGGTGGTCACCAGAGAACGCAATGCTCCGAAGTTCTGAGCCAAACCTGAAACAGCAAGAATACTCATTAATTCCTGTGCTGAAGGCTTTCCAAGAAGAGCCAGAGAGAATTTTACCAGAGGATGAAGATTCGTTAAGCCTCCTACAACTCCCACAGAAATCGGAAGATCAATCCAGAATCTGAAAACTCCGTTATCCGTTGTACAGTGCGTCAAAGATCTGTATTGGCCATTTCTTGCGGCATACGCATGGGCGCAAGCTTCCGTTGCTCTGAAATCGTTTCCGGTGGCGATCACTACTGCATCTACCCCATTCATTACTCCTTTATTGTGAGTTGTTGCACGATAAGGCTCAATTTCTGCGATGGTAACTGCCTGTTTGAATTTAGCAGCAAATTCTTCAGGAGAAATTCCGCTGTCGTCTTTTAAATCTTCCATTTTACATGAAACCTCAGCTCTTACGATACAATCAGGAGTAAAATTGGAAAGGATGTTCATCACGATTTGCAATGAATGTTTTTCCTCTTCTGTAAAATCTTCACTGGTGGCCACTTCCTGTCTTAAAGTTTTTCCAAACTGCTCAAGGCAAGAATTAATAAAGTTGGCTCCCATTGAATCTACCGTATCGAAGCTGGCTTTCAACTGGTAATAATTTGGCATTTCCGCTGTTTTATCAACCAGGCTGATATTAAGAATACCACCGCCACGTTTTCTCATATTGGAGGTGATATCTTCTGTTGTTTCAAATAATTTTTTCTTTAAACTGAAATTAAAGAAATGCAATAATTTGTGAGGTTCCACATTAAAAATAAAGTGGGTGTGGCCCAATTTTTCAGTATTGATAATGGTAGTTTTAAAACCTCCTTTATCAATCCAGAATTTCGCAGCTTTAGAAGCGGCTGCTACTACAGAACTTTCCTCAACAGCCATTGGAAGTGCCAACAGTTTTCCGTCGATCAAAAAGTTGGGAGCAATTCCGTAAGGCATATAAAAATTGGAGATGGTATTTTCAGAAAACTCATCGTGAAGTTTCTGAAGATCGGCATCATTGTTCCAATATTGTCTTAATATATTTTGGTATTCCTGATTTCCTTCAAGATATTCGTTTACGAGCCAGTCGATTTTTCCTTGCTTTGGAAGCTTGGAAAAACCTTCGATTGGTTTATGATTCATATATAAATATTTATTTTTTTAAAGGTTATATGCAATCGCGTCGTTTTCATTCTTATTTGTGCCTGCAAATCATGGCGATTTCATAATATAAACTTTAATGAGCCGTAAATATAATGATTTTGAGACTCTTTTTTGTTGATAACTTCTATGAAAAAAGGTTGACATTTATCAATTTTGGAACTAAATTTGAACAAAATTAAAATACCAATCGGATACAAACAATATCAAATATGAATTTTGAACGCCTTAAAGAAAAACTCGAAATCCTTGCAGATGCAGCAAAGTATGATGTTTCCTGCTCTTCAAGCGGAGGCACCAGGAAGAATAAAAAAGGTGCTTTGGGCGATAGCTCTGTAAGTGGAATCTGTCATACCTATACGGAAGACGGGCGTTGTGTTTCTTTGCTTAAAATTCTACTGACGAATCACTGTATTTATGATTGTGCTTATTGTGTATCCAGAAGTTCAAATGATATTAAAAGAGCCGCTTTTACGGTTGAAGAAGTTGTTGATCTGACGATTAATTTTTATCGCCGAAACTATATTGAAGGATTATTTCTAAGCTCGGGAATTTTCAAAAATGCAGATACAACGATGGAGCGATTGGTACGTGTTGCCAAAAAGTTGCGGACGGAAGAAAATTTCAATGGCTATATTCATTTGAAGTCTATTCCGGGAGCGAGTGATGAGCTGATGCAGGAGGCTGCTTTATATGCAGACAGGTTATCCGTGAATCTTGAAATTCCTACAGAAAGTGGTTTAAAACTACTGGCGCCTGAGAAAAACAGGCAAGATATGATTAGTCCGATGCGTTATATTCAAAAAGGAATCACACAGTATCAGGATGAAAAGAAAATTTTAAAGAAGGTGCCTAAGTTTGCTCCGGCAGGGCAATCTACCCAAATGATTGTAGGAGCTACGAATGAAAATGATCTCCAGATTATTAAAGTGGCTGATCATTTCTATAAGAATTTTAACCTTAAAAGAGTCTATTATTCAGGATACGTGCCGGTTTTAGAGGATAAAAGACTACCCTCTTTAACGACGGAAGTCCCTATGCTCCGCGAAAACAGGCTATACCAGTCTGATTGGCTGATGAGATTTTATGGTTTTAAAGCAGAAGAAATTTTAGATCCTCACATTCCTTTTCTCGATCTGGAAATAGATCCGAAATTAAGCTGGGCATTGCGCCACCTGGACCAGTTTCCGGTTAATCTTCAGACTAGTGATTATCAGATGATTTTAAGAATTCCTGGAATTGGAGTAAAAACAGCTCAAAAAATTGTGAGTGCAAGACGTTTCCAGACTTTAACGATGGATCATTTGAAGCAATTGGGCGCGGCGGTAAACCGGGCTAAATATTTTATTGATTTTAATGCCGGAAATGCCTATCTCCGGTATCTGACAGATAAAAATTTAAGAAAATTGCTGGTGGCCGGAAGTTCTTCCAAGTTTCACAATCAGTTTTCACAGCAGCTGACTTTGTTTTAAATGCTTCAGCTTTTATGGGATACGGTTATATTTTTTTAATAATTCCCGCAGTTTATCTAAAGGCAATGCTTCTACCTGATGACCTTCATAGCCTTTTACAGAGCTAGCCATAGTCAAAGAATTAAGGACTGCTTCTTCTGTTGCTTCTATAGCAGCCATAAATATCTGTGAAGTATAATCATTATGAAGAACAGGCACATTTGTAACAGGACTCTCAGGCTGATGCAATATCCGCGAACCAGGATCTGTGGAAAAAGCAATTGCATATTCTCCACTTCCATGTGATGCTATTCCCCCTGTTCTTCCCAAACCTAACATAGCACGTGCAGCTAATCTTTCCAGATTACGGTGATCTAAAGGCGCATCTGTGGCAATAACAATCATACATGAGCCATCAACATTATTTAATAACTGATTGCTGAAAGAGAATTTTTTAAGTTCTTTTCCTACAGGAACACCATCAATCTGTAAAACGCCACCGTAATTAGTCTGTACCAACACTCCAACAGTATATCCACCAAGACTTTGTGGAAGCTTACGGGAAGAAGTTCCAATTCCTCCCTTAAAACCAAAACATACAGTTCCTGTACCTGCACCAACATTTCCCTCGGTAACAAAATTCCCGGCATTTTTTATTGCATCAAGAACATCTTTTTCCTGAACATAACGTCCCCGAATATTATTAAGCCACCCATCATTGGTATCTCCTACTACTGCATTTACAGACTGTATTTTTTCATTTCCTTTCTGCTGAAGTGTATAATTAATGACAGCACTTACTCCTGTGCTTACATTTAAAGTATTCGTTAATATAATAGGAGTTTCAATATTGCCCAATTCCCGAACCTGGGTACTGCCTGCTAATTTTCCAAAGCCGTTACCAACAAAAACAGCAGCAGGTACTTTTTGCTGAAAGATATTTCCATTGTGAGGAAGTATCGCTGTAACACCTGTTCTCACACTGTCTCCTTTTATCAATGTTTTATGACCTACCAGCACTCCTGCTACATCTGTAATACTATTCTGCTTTCCCGGCTGTAAAACTCCTGGTTTTAATCCCAGGTCACGAACTCTTTTTTGAGCATACGTATTTAAACACATGATGGCAAAGATTGAAATGGATATTCTTTTGAACATATTATAATGATATCGCGTTACTGTCCAAAGATAATAAATAGTATTTTATCAAAAATAAGGAAGTTAACTGACTACAAAATAACAGATGATTTCGCTCTGTCTTTAATATGAACAATCCACATCTATCTTTTATTTTTTGACTAATTTAGCATGATGACTACCTTACTCTACGACGGAAGTTTTGACGGTCTTTTTACAGCGATATTTGAAGTCTTCGAATACCGCTTTAAAGAGGTTGAAATTATAAGCAGAGAAAGGTTTTACCAGGAAAATATTTTTGCAGAAATCCATGAGGTGGTTACCCAAACGGATAAATCTGACAGGGTTTTAAAGAAACTGGAACATAATATGGGTAAACAAGGAATCCATCAATTGTTGAAAGTTTTTTTATCTGAAGATGTGGAACTTGAAAAACTGATATTATCTGCAGTACAACAGAGTATTACGCATCCGTCAGACAATATCCTGGGAAATTTTGCAGATGCTGACATTTTAAAAATTTCAAAAATAAATAAATCTGTAGGCAGAGAAAGCCACAGAATGACTGCTTTCGTCAGGTTTGAGAAACTTCAGGATGGAATATTTTTCGCCAAAATAGATCCCGACTTCAACGTTATTCCATTGATTAGAAAACATTTTAAAGACAGATATCAGGATCAGAAATGGATGATCTACGATTTACGCAGAAATTATGGGATTCTGTATGATCTGGAAGATTGTGAGTTTTTTTATCCTGATGAAAAATTGAGTCTCAATCAATATCAGGAAAAATTCCATGATGATGAAAAGAATTATCAGACTCTCTGGCAAAGGTATTTTACCAGGACCAATATTGTGGAACGAAAAAATATAAAGCTGCATATTCAGCATGTTCCGAAAAGGTACTGGAAGTATCTGACTGAGAAATGGTAGCTTTTAGCACAAATTTCCGACTTTGTGGATAACTTTTTTATATTACTGAACCACAAAACCTTTTCCACAAGCTTCTCACATAACAGTGTAGATATCAAACGACTACAATAGACATCAATCAACATTCCGAAATTGTGGATAACTTTTTGTCATTTACCTATGATTTGGATTTTATAAAAATGCTTTAAACAGGGAGTTCACATAAATTATTAAGTATGAAAAACTTACAACACTTTCTTTTTCGACATTTCCATATTGTGGATAACTTTTTCCAAAAAACAATACAACAAAATACTGTCCTTATTTTTTGTCCGGGTAATCTTATTTTGAAAAAAAATCTGAAAAAAAATCTTTCTTAATGTATCGTTCAAATTCAGATGATCTCCCGGAAAATCTAGTCAAAATCTCATATTGTGGATAACTTTTTGTCTACTACAAAAATTTACATTTCGGAAAATGCTTCTGGCAGGTGTTTCTTACAAAAATATAGTTATCAAACACTTACTCTACTTTTTATTCGACATTTCCATATTGTGGATAACTTTTTTCATCTGAATAAAGAGAGTACGATTTCACAGATGCCGTATTCAAAGGACTTACATAACGTTTTAATTAACAGAAATCTACTATAAATTTTAAATCAAAATTCCGAGATTGTGGATAACGTTTATTTACTGATGGTTCGCAACGCCTTTTTAACGATATATTGAGTTTCCTTCGTTGCACTTTCCCGAAGCCATTCGTCACAAATTTCTGTAACAAACTCAGGTTGTGACTTACTGGCATCATTCAACCAGTTTCCCACACTATCTTGTACATATCTGGATGGATCTGACCGTAAGGGTTCTAAAATCTCCAGTCCTAATCCGGGATTTTGTTTTAATTCTGCAATATGCTCACACCAAACCCCTCGTGGTCTGGTAGATTCGCTGGCAAAGCGTCTGATATTTTCATCCTCATGAATTGTCCACTCCGATAAAAGAGATAAGCTTTCGGAAAGGTTTTTTGAAATATCCGGCCGTACGGTCATCCAGCAGATTTCCCTTACGCCAAAATGGGAATCAGAGGCAAAGTGTTGTATCTGATTCAATTTTTCTTTAAGGCTCAATGCATTATTTCTACCAATTGTATAAGCTGCCCAGCAGCGCACCAGATCGGCCTGATGTGTTAAAAGCTGAGTGAGAAAATTCTCATCCTGATTTTTAACTGCCAGACTGAGTAACCCAACCCCGATGGCCTCATTGATGGTATTAACGGTCTGCTTTTTTAGCTGACCAACATTTTTTAAAATCGGCTTCAGATATTCTGAACGGTTATTTTGTTGAAGCAAGTTTTCCAATAAAGATTTTTGATCTACGGCCAGCCATTCGGTAAGGTTTGCTGTTTCAATTTCTCCACGGTTGAGTTGTTCTAAAATAGTTGGTGGGATATCTTTAATGGAACGGGCTCCTTTTCGTTTTTCTGTCATAATGCTTTAATGATTACTTTTACAAAAGTCTGAAACATAGTAAAGATAGGCAATACCGCATATTTTTCACCCATAGGGATAAAAAAGTCAATTTTATGGAAACAAAGGAAAGAGCTGAAGAAAATAAAATATGTCCGTTGGAGGTTGCAGTGAATACCATTAGTGGGAAATGGAAAATTCCAATCGTCTGGCAAATTAATGAAGGAAAAAAACGTCCCAGTGAATTCCTCCGTGGAATAGCAAAAGTTGATCGCAGAGTGCTCAATCAACAGCTTAGTGAAATGGTAGAGGATGGCATTTTGGAGAAACAATCGTTTAACGAATTACCTCCACGGGTTGAATACACATTGACGGAGCTTGGTGAAAAACTGGTTGAGATTCTCTGGCAATTGAATGATTGGGGAAAATTATTGATTCCGGCAGAAGAAAATTCGGAAGTTTTAAAAAATGATTCTGAATATTGCCGATTATAAGCAGATTTTTGTTGTAGCTGGTAACTTAATTATCGGATGAACGCTAAGGTACAAAGATTTATTTGTATTGAGAATATTTTAAGACGCTAGAAAATCAAGATTTTCAGCAAGGACGGTTTACAAATTTTCTCGCAGATAAAGCAGATTACGCAGATTTTGATATGCATCTGCGAGATTTGCAAAATCAGCGCGATATAAAAAATGTGTGCTATAAAATAAACTACAATATATTTATTTATTATCTTTCAAAAAAAACATAATTATAACCGAATCAAATGAATATAAAAAAAGTTATTTCAGGACTAGTTGTAGCCCTGACTTTATCTAACTGTACCCAAGATAAAACATCATCTCATCAT is part of the Chryseobacterium lactis genome and encodes:
- a CDS encoding hydroxymethylglutaryl-CoA reductase, degradative, whose translation is MNHKPIEGFSKLPKQGKIDWLVNEYLEGNQEYQNILRQYWNNDADLQKLHDEFSENTISNFYMPYGIAPNFLIDGKLLALPMAVEESSVVAAASKAAKFWIDKGGFKTTIINTEKLGHTHFIFNVEPHKLLHFFNFSLKKKLFETTEDITSNMRKRGGGILNISLVDKTAEMPNYYQLKASFDTVDSMGANFINSCLEQFGKTLRQEVATSEDFTEEEKHSLQIVMNILSNFTPDCIVRAEVSCKMEDLKDDSGISPEEFAAKFKQAVTIAEIEPYRATTHNKGVMNGVDAVVIATGNDFRATEACAHAYAARNGQYRSLTHCTTDNGVFRFWIDLPISVGVVGGLTNLHPLVKFSLALLGKPSAQELMSILAVSGLAQNFGALRSLVTTGIQKGHMKMHLLNILNQLGATEEEKQHFVTYFKDKTVSHHEVIHEFNRMRGN
- a CDS encoding mechanosensitive ion channel family protein → MEKTGLSYVDLVYKVLENWYVTFAELTPKLIVGILVFTFFLITSKYLSIIAVKLFHKFFPKSKKESSLVTLVGVFRFLIMLMGTFISLEIMGFSGFLWKFIGSLGVAGVIAGVALKDLVSSMFSGMLIGIDKAFKVGDYITIGNHSGTVQEIGFLTTKILTDDGKKAYIPNQVVFNAPFYNITASPQRRIILNFEIPADEDISKAQKGILDVVKNLDNVDKLDTAEVIFTDLKQGSFNLQVKFWIKIGANLAQVKSKAYLGIKERFDMDKILLVTPTSISITNGENNLQESQDK
- a CDS encoding DUF423 domain-containing protein yields the protein MKTITLIFGAVYGMVSVILGAFGAHALKKILAVERLESFETGVRYQMYAAFFLLIIGYILKFETSAEKWTSILMIAGTLLFSVSIYFLSMQDYLGMNLKFLGPITPLGGLMMILSWGMLILYFAKNKI
- a CDS encoding chloride channel protein — encoded protein: MKIDRRRRLIRTFNLLDQPIRFNPFVFSRTFFMWAITGLVGGIIAGGYWIVLEHFTEFLAHFQGWQVIPTMAICGLLAGLVIHFIGDPGEIHLIVNNIRFNKGKLDPKNNPSMILSSLFCVASGGSLGPEAPLVQVTGSTGTWLGKVFRLKGEELRSLSIAGMASGFTALFGAPLGGSLFSLEILHHKHAVEYYKAIIPALVASCFSYLMFALIIHLGIGATWDLKAYHYTGVYDFAYATAFGIIGTLFGWIFIFVVKFFKKVFEYKKFPIYIKTFVGGVILGVIAYNFPITRYFGHNEINQLIGGNFGLNFLILILVFKILAIAITVTSGWRGGFIIPLFFVGTTLGLIIHNLFPSVDTTLAIVSCMAAINACVTRTPMSTTIILGTLTGFTYFVPILFASLTGYFLAPRIPFIGSQSEKLAEE
- the sucC gene encoding ADP-forming succinate--CoA ligase subunit beta gives rise to the protein MNLHEYQSKEILSKYGVAIQRGFVANNVDEAVAAAEKLTAETGAQAWVVKAQIHAGGRGKGGGVKFSPNMDKLKENAQNILGMQLVTPQTSAEGKKVHSVLVAEDVYYPGESETKEFYVSILLDRAEGKNTIVYSTEGGMDIEHVAEVTPHLIHNELIDPAIGLQGFQARKIAFNLGLEGNAFKEFVKFISSLYNAYTGIDASLFEINPVLKTSDNKIIAVDAKVTLDDNSLFRHKDLAELRDTREEDPMDVEAGEAGLNFVKLDGNVACMVNGAGLAMATMDIIKLSGGNPANFLDVGGTADAQRVQTAFGIILRDPNVKAILINIFGGIVRCDRVAQGVVDAYKAMGSLPVPLIVRLQGTNAVEAKKLIDESGLPVHSAITLEEAANKVKEVLA